One window from the genome of Actinoplanes teichomyceticus ATCC 31121 encodes:
- a CDS encoding Asp23/Gls24 family envelope stress response protein translates to MTDESEFHADRTQEMFLPAVVQPVPPQHGGAEVIEVAEYRGDTVFEREVIEKLAAAAARSVPGVAELGGDVARFFNSVLDRVGLDKVGDATRGVKARVDGVDVDVTVVLCLRAGEVVAEVTREVRRRVIEAVEKYGVHVTNCTVKVDDILMP, encoded by the coding sequence ATGACCGACGAGTCCGAGTTCCACGCGGACCGTACCCAGGAGATGTTCCTTCCCGCGGTGGTGCAGCCGGTGCCGCCGCAGCACGGCGGGGCGGAAGTGATCGAGGTGGCGGAGTACCGGGGCGACACCGTCTTCGAGCGCGAGGTGATCGAGAAACTGGCCGCCGCGGCGGCCCGGTCCGTGCCCGGGGTCGCCGAGCTCGGCGGGGACGTGGCCCGCTTCTTCAACTCGGTGCTCGACCGGGTCGGCCTGGACAAGGTCGGCGACGCCACCCGCGGGGTGAAGGCCCGGGTGGACGGCGTCGACGTGGATGTCACGGTGGTGCTCTGCCTGCGCGCCGGTGAGGTCGTCGCCGAGGTGACCCGGGAGGTCCGCCGCCGGGTGATCGAGGCCGTCGAGAAGTACGGCGTGCACGTCACCAACTGCACGGTCAAGGTCGACGACATCCTGATGCCGTAG
- a CDS encoding putative bifunctional diguanylate cyclase/phosphodiesterase encodes MTGFAQLWLQRIAREGFVPLDGAGLEALLHGLADRLASGDPARAGEVGAELVRAHLTDPAVLAETIMLIGACLPGPRTTEVQAAVAAGYAQALREATMAEQEELTRAVLDAHAGAERALRASESRLRAIFHNAAVGIGVSTMDGRIVRVNQAFADLLGYTPDQMCAMTVPQLADASDPPGMWQRYDEMIRGERDQVRMEKAYRRSDGTLVWVDLTSSLIRDDDGTPQLTIAMVHDITDRRRLEESLQHQATHDPLTGLPNRAMIADRLAQIFRTAGRVGLCYLDLDGFKRVNDTLGHQVGDALLVAVAERLAACADTPGRMSGDEFVLLVRDPAGPEEMRALAERVLAALTEPYQVGRQRLRVSASIGVVDSDVRDTSPAELMKAADLTLYVAKSEGRSRYVMYDADRNARQAACYALAAAMPDALERGEFTVVYQPLVSLADERLRGVEALVRWRHPVLGELSPDRFIPLAEETGVIVALGRHVLRQACAQAAEWARRCPDAPVFVSVNITVAQAHEPGFPAEVAKILAETGLDPRLLVLELTESAIMDTDGAPLAALDSLAQRGIRIAIDDFGTGYSNLAYLRHLPVHILKLAGPFVDGLREPAPASGCSVDEQIVETIVRLAHALRITVTAEAVETRLQADRLRHLGCDTGQGYLFSRPLSADAMLPLLHRSDPVYALPG; translated from the coding sequence ATGACCGGCTTCGCCCAGCTCTGGCTCCAGCGCATCGCGCGCGAGGGTTTCGTGCCGCTCGACGGCGCCGGCCTGGAGGCGCTGCTGCACGGGCTGGCCGACCGGCTGGCCTCCGGTGACCCGGCGCGGGCCGGCGAGGTCGGCGCGGAACTGGTCCGGGCGCATCTGACCGATCCGGCGGTGCTGGCCGAGACGATCATGCTGATCGGCGCGTGCCTGCCCGGCCCGCGGACCACCGAGGTGCAGGCCGCGGTCGCCGCCGGGTACGCCCAGGCGCTGCGCGAGGCGACGATGGCCGAGCAGGAGGAGCTGACCCGGGCGGTGCTCGACGCGCACGCGGGCGCGGAGCGGGCGCTGCGGGCCAGCGAGTCCCGGCTGCGGGCGATCTTCCACAACGCCGCGGTCGGGATCGGGGTCAGCACCATGGACGGCCGGATCGTCCGGGTCAATCAGGCGTTCGCCGACCTGCTCGGCTACACCCCGGACCAGATGTGCGCGATGACCGTCCCGCAGCTGGCGGATGCCAGCGACCCGCCCGGCATGTGGCAGCGGTACGACGAGATGATCCGCGGCGAGCGGGACCAGGTGCGCATGGAGAAGGCGTACCGGCGTTCCGACGGCACGCTGGTGTGGGTGGACCTGACGTCCTCGCTGATCCGCGACGACGACGGCACGCCGCAGCTGACCATCGCGATGGTGCACGACATCACCGACCGGCGCCGCCTCGAGGAGAGCCTGCAGCACCAGGCCACCCACGATCCGCTCACCGGCCTGCCGAACCGCGCGATGATCGCCGACCGGCTGGCGCAGATCTTCCGGACCGCCGGTCGGGTCGGCCTGTGCTACCTGGACCTGGACGGGTTCAAGCGGGTCAACGACACGCTGGGCCACCAGGTCGGCGACGCGCTGCTGGTGGCGGTCGCCGAGCGGCTGGCCGCGTGCGCGGACACCCCGGGCCGGATGAGCGGCGATGAGTTCGTGCTCCTGGTCCGCGATCCGGCGGGGCCGGAGGAGATGCGCGCGCTGGCCGAACGGGTGCTGGCCGCGCTGACCGAGCCGTACCAGGTGGGCCGGCAGCGGCTGCGGGTGTCGGCCAGCATCGGCGTGGTCGACAGCGACGTGCGCGACACCTCGCCGGCCGAGCTGATGAAGGCCGCCGACCTGACGCTGTACGTGGCGAAGTCCGAGGGCCGCTCCCGTTACGTGATGTACGACGCGGACCGCAACGCCCGGCAGGCCGCCTGCTACGCGCTGGCCGCGGCCATGCCGGACGCCCTGGAGCGCGGCGAGTTCACCGTCGTCTACCAGCCGCTGGTCTCGCTCGCCGACGAGCGCCTGCGCGGGGTCGAGGCGCTGGTCCGCTGGCGGCACCCGGTGCTCGGCGAGCTGTCGCCGGACAGGTTCATCCCGCTCGCCGAGGAGACCGGGGTGATCGTGGCGCTCGGCCGCCACGTGCTGCGCCAGGCGTGCGCCCAGGCCGCCGAGTGGGCCCGCCGCTGTCCGGACGCGCCGGTCTTCGTCAGCGTCAACATCACCGTCGCGCAGGCCCACGAGCCGGGCTTCCCGGCCGAGGTCGCGAAGATCCTCGCCGAGACCGGGCTCGACCCGCGGCTGCTGGTGCTGGAACTGACCGAGAGCGCCATCATGGACACCGACGGCGCGCCGCTCGCCGCGCTCGACAGCCTCGCGCAGCGGGGCATCCGGATCGCCATCGACGACTTCGGCACCGGCTACTCCAACCTCGCCTACCTGCGCCACCTGCCGGTCCACATCCTCAAGCTCGCCGGCCCGTTCGTCGACGGGCTCCGCGAGCCGGCGCCGGCGTCCGGCTGCTCGGTCGACGAGCAGATCGTCGAGACGATCGTCCGGCTGGCCCACGCGCTGCGGATCACGGTGACCGCCGAGGCCGTGGAGACCCGGCTGCAGGCCGACCGCCTGCGCCATCTGGGCTGCGACACCGGGCAGGGCTACCTGTTCTCCCGGCCGCTGTCCGCGGACGCGATGCTCCCGCTGCTGCACCGGTCCGACCCGGTCTACGCCCTGCCCGGGTGA
- the selA gene encoding L-seryl-tRNA(Sec) selenium transferase, whose amino-acid sequence MDPRRQTPRTDAVLADPRLRAAADRLGRAPVKAAVHAAQQRARAGELAPGDVADAAVAALPATAGGLRRVLNATGVVLHTNLGRAALSDAAVEAVVAASGATDVELDLATGRRARRGRTALAALAAAVPRAQAVHVVNNGAAALVLAATALAAGREIVVSRGEMVEIGDGFRLPDLLQSTGARLREVGTTNRTRAADYAAAVGPDTGFILKVHPSNFVVRGFTSAAGIAELTGLGVPVVADIGSGLLAPDPMLPGEPDAAGALRDGADLVVASGDKLLGGPQAGLLLGAAELVERLRRHPLARALRVDKLTLAALQATVAGPVTPTWRALRYDPDELRERTARLAARLPGAPVEVVASVAVVGGGGAPELEVASWALALPAAYAEPLRTGEPPVLGRVERGRLLLDLRCVPAGSDDVLARSILAAGR is encoded by the coding sequence GTGGATCCGCGGCGGCAGACCCCGCGTACCGATGCGGTCCTCGCCGATCCCCGGCTGCGCGCCGCCGCCGACCGCCTCGGCCGCGCCCCGGTCAAGGCCGCGGTGCACGCCGCGCAGCAGCGCGCCCGGGCCGGCGAGCTGGCCCCCGGCGACGTCGCGGACGCCGCGGTCGCGGCCCTGCCGGCGACCGCGGGCGGGCTGCGCCGGGTGCTGAACGCCACCGGCGTCGTCCTGCACACCAACCTGGGCCGCGCCGCGCTGTCGGACGCCGCGGTCGAGGCGGTGGTCGCCGCCAGCGGCGCCACCGATGTCGAGCTCGACCTGGCCACCGGCCGGCGCGCCCGCCGCGGCCGCACCGCGCTCGCCGCGCTGGCCGCCGCGGTCCCGCGGGCGCAGGCCGTGCACGTGGTCAACAACGGGGCCGCCGCGCTGGTGCTCGCCGCGACCGCGCTCGCCGCCGGCCGCGAGATCGTCGTCAGCCGCGGCGAGATGGTGGAGATCGGCGACGGGTTCCGGCTGCCCGACCTGCTGCAGTCGACCGGGGCCCGGCTGCGCGAGGTGGGCACCACCAACCGCACCCGGGCCGCCGACTACGCGGCCGCGGTCGGACCGGACACCGGGTTCATCCTCAAGGTGCACCCATCGAACTTCGTGGTCCGCGGCTTCACCAGCGCCGCCGGGATCGCCGAGCTGACCGGGCTGGGCGTGCCGGTGGTCGCGGACATCGGGTCCGGGCTGCTCGCGCCGGACCCGATGCTGCCCGGCGAGCCGGACGCGGCCGGGGCGCTGCGCGACGGCGCGGACCTGGTCGTGGCCAGCGGCGACAAGCTGCTCGGCGGGCCGCAGGCCGGTCTGCTGCTGGGCGCCGCCGAGCTGGTCGAGCGGCTGCGCCGGCATCCGCTGGCGCGGGCGCTACGGGTGGACAAGCTGACCCTCGCGGCGCTGCAGGCGACCGTCGCCGGGCCGGTCACGCCGACCTGGCGGGCGCTGCGCTACGACCCGGACGAGCTGCGCGAGCGCACCGCGCGCCTGGCGGCGCGGCTGCCCGGCGCACCGGTCGAGGTGGTCGCCTCGGTCGCGGTGGTCGGCGGGGGAGGAGCCCCGGAGCTCGAGGTCGCGTCGTGGGCGCTGGCGCTGCCCGCGGCGTACGCCGAACCGCTGCGCACCGGTGAGCCGCCGGTGCTGGGCCGGGTGGAACGCGGCCGGCTGCTGCTCGACCTGCGCTGCGTGCCGGCCGGGTCCGACGACGTGCTGGCCCGCTCCATCCTGGCGGCGGGGCGCTGA
- a CDS encoding 4Fe-4S dicluster domain-containing protein, whose amino-acid sequence MTGKNSLYGPLDPAPDAGYTDAPPRMGFFTDTSVCIGCKACEVACKEWNAVPDDGFGLLGQSYDNTGGLTANSWRHVAFIEQPVAGGGHGTDVPGAFAGVPAGPPGSPHSAVAAARTGRDGGTVPDVPAAVDALAAAATIGVPAENGGPRFLGMPGRDLPGRTMDAPRSDFRWLMMSNVCKHCTHAGCLDVCPTGALFRTEFGTVVVQEDICNGCGYCIPACPYGVIDQRRDDGRAWKCTLCYDRIGDGLTPACAKACPTQSIQYGELDELRARAAHRVERLHEQGVTEARLYGHDPSDGVGGDGAFFLLLDEPEVYGLPPDPVVPTRDLPAMWKRAGWAGLAMAAAVVVSFLGGRS is encoded by the coding sequence GTGACCGGGAAGAACAGCCTGTACGGGCCGCTCGACCCGGCGCCCGACGCGGGGTACACCGACGCCCCGCCGCGGATGGGGTTCTTCACCGACACCAGCGTCTGCATCGGTTGCAAGGCGTGCGAGGTGGCCTGCAAGGAGTGGAACGCGGTCCCGGACGACGGGTTCGGGCTGCTCGGCCAGTCGTACGACAACACCGGCGGACTGACCGCCAACTCGTGGCGGCACGTGGCGTTCATCGAGCAGCCGGTGGCCGGGGGCGGGCACGGCACCGATGTGCCCGGCGCGTTCGCGGGTGTCCCGGCCGGGCCGCCGGGCAGCCCGCACAGCGCGGTCGCCGCCGCGCGGACCGGGCGCGACGGCGGGACCGTCCCGGACGTACCGGCGGCGGTCGACGCTCTCGCGGCGGCCGCGACCATCGGCGTGCCCGCGGAGAACGGCGGTCCACGGTTCCTCGGGATGCCCGGCCGGGATCTGCCGGGCCGCACCATGGACGCCCCGCGCAGCGATTTCCGCTGGCTGATGATGTCCAACGTGTGCAAGCACTGCACCCACGCCGGCTGCCTGGACGTCTGCCCGACCGGCGCGCTGTTCCGCACCGAGTTCGGCACCGTGGTGGTGCAGGAGGACATCTGCAACGGCTGCGGCTACTGCATCCCGGCCTGCCCCTACGGCGTCATCGACCAGCGCCGGGACGACGGCCGGGCGTGGAAGTGCACGCTGTGCTACGACCGGATCGGCGACGGGCTGACCCCGGCCTGCGCCAAGGCGTGCCCCACCCAGTCGATCCAGTACGGCGAGCTCGACGAGCTGCGGGCCCGCGCCGCGCACCGCGTCGAGCGGCTGCACGAGCAGGGCGTGACCGAGGCCCGGCTCTACGGCCACGACCCGTCCGACGGGGTGGGCGGCGACGGCGCGTTCTTCCTGCTGCTGGACGAGCCGGAGGTGTACGGCCTGCCGCCGGACCCGGTCGTGCCCACCCGTGACCTGCCGGCCATGTGGAAGCGTGCCGGGTGGGCCGGGCTCGCGATGGCCGCCGCCGTGGTCGTGTCGTTCCTGGGAGGCCGTTCGTGA
- the selB gene encoding selenocysteine-specific translation elongation factor produces the protein MHVIATAGHVDHGKSTLVRALTGMEPDRWAEERRRGMTIDLGFAWTRLDSGATVAFVDVPGHERFVPNMLAGVGPVPAVLIVVAADEGWKPQSAEHLAALDALGVRHGLLVVTRADLADPRPATAAARAEIAGTSLGAVPAVAVSGVTGAGLDRLRAALDRLVAGLPAPDPGAAVRLWIDRAFTIRGAGTVVTGTLGAGTLRTGDELELTGAAKPVRVRGLQSLGAPVAGIAAVARVAVNLRGVDRDAVARGAALLTPGRFRLTDLIDVRVHGDPVAALPATVTLHAGSAAVPVRVRPLGADTARLRLAQPLPLRIGDRALLRDPGRHHVAGGVTVLDVAPPGLRRRGAAAARAATLAGLDGTPDPAGELRRRRLAHRDDLLRMGVVPSAAPVAGPWHADPEHWSALGARLAEEVTDYVTTHPLEPGAPVEMLRHRLGLPDRTLVEALVRPPLAVRAGRVAPARSGVPAELADAVGRAFDPAREFVAPEARRLAELGLGARQLGAAVRLGLLVQLAPNVVLPAGAPDRAADVLAVLPQPFTLSEARQALDTSRRVAVPLLELLDRTGATRRLPDDRRTVTRR, from the coding sequence GTGCACGTGATCGCCACCGCCGGGCACGTCGACCACGGCAAGTCCACCCTGGTCCGGGCGCTGACCGGGATGGAGCCGGACCGGTGGGCCGAGGAACGCCGCCGCGGCATGACCATCGACCTGGGGTTCGCCTGGACGCGCCTGGACTCCGGGGCGACCGTCGCGTTCGTCGACGTGCCCGGGCACGAGCGGTTCGTGCCGAACATGCTGGCCGGGGTCGGGCCGGTACCGGCCGTGCTGATCGTGGTGGCCGCCGACGAGGGGTGGAAGCCGCAGTCCGCGGAACATCTGGCCGCGCTGGACGCGCTGGGCGTGCGCCACGGGCTGCTCGTGGTCACCCGCGCCGACCTGGCCGACCCCCGGCCGGCCACGGCCGCCGCGCGCGCCGAGATCGCCGGCACCTCGCTCGGGGCGGTGCCGGCGGTGGCGGTCAGCGGGGTGACCGGGGCCGGGCTGGACCGGCTGCGGGCCGCGCTGGACCGGCTGGTCGCCGGGCTGCCGGCGCCCGACCCCGGCGCCGCGGTACGGCTGTGGATCGACCGGGCGTTCACCATCCGGGGCGCCGGGACGGTGGTCACCGGCACACTCGGGGCGGGCACCCTGCGTACCGGCGACGAGCTGGAGCTGACCGGGGCCGCCAAGCCGGTCCGGGTGCGCGGGCTGCAGAGCCTGGGCGCCCCGGTCGCCGGGATCGCCGCGGTCGCCCGGGTGGCGGTGAACCTGCGCGGGGTCGACCGGGACGCGGTGGCCCGCGGCGCGGCGCTGCTGACACCGGGACGGTTCCGGCTCACCGACCTGATCGACGTCCGGGTGCACGGCGACCCGGTGGCGGCCCTGCCGGCCACGGTGACCCTGCACGCCGGGTCCGCCGCGGTGCCGGTGCGGGTCCGGCCGCTCGGCGCGGACACCGCCCGCCTGCGCCTCGCGCAGCCGTTGCCGCTGCGGATCGGGGACCGGGCGCTGCTGCGCGACCCGGGCCGGCACCACGTGGCCGGTGGCGTGACCGTGCTCGACGTCGCGCCGCCCGGGCTGCGACGGCGCGGGGCGGCCGCCGCCCGGGCGGCCACGCTGGCCGGGCTGGACGGCACCCCGGACCCGGCCGGCGAGCTGCGCCGCCGCCGGCTGGCGCACCGCGACGACCTGCTGCGGATGGGCGTCGTCCCGTCCGCAGCGCCGGTGGCCGGCCCGTGGCACGCCGACCCGGAGCACTGGTCCGCCCTCGGCGCCCGGCTGGCCGAGGAGGTCACCGACTACGTCACGACGCACCCGCTGGAGCCGGGCGCACCGGTCGAGATGCTGCGGCACCGGCTCGGCCTGCCCGACCGGACGCTGGTCGAGGCGCTGGTCCGGCCCCCGCTGGCGGTGCGCGCCGGCCGGGTCGCGCCGGCCCGTTCCGGGGTGCCCGCCGAGCTGGCGGACGCCGTCGGGCGGGCCTTCGACCCGGCCCGCGAGTTCGTGGCGCCCGAGGCGCGGCGGCTCGCCGAGCTCGGGCTGGGCGCCCGTCAGCTGGGCGCGGCGGTACGCCTGGGCCTGCTCGTGCAGCTGGCCCCGAACGTGGTGCTTCCGGCCGGCGCCCCGGACCGGGCGGCCGACGTGCTTGCCGTGCTGCCGCAGCCGTTCACGCTCAGCGAGGCCCGGCAGGCGCTGGACACCAGCCGGCGCGTCGCGGTGCCGCTGCTGGAGCTGCTCGACCGCACCGGCGCGACGCGGCGGCTGCCGGACGACCGGCGTACCGTCACGCGTCGCTGA
- the selD gene encoding selenide, water dikinase SelD — protein MIRLTQYAHGGGCACKIPPGELEAVVAGLVGGDAPDGPGELLVGLDDGDDAAVVRIAAGTAVVATADFFTPVVDDAYDWGRIAATNALSDVYAMGGAPVVAVNLLGWPRDVLPMELVAEVLRGGLDVARAAGCHVAGGHSVDDPEPKYGMAVTGVADPARLMRNDAGKPGLPLTLTKPLGIGVLNSRHKQTGEVFPQAVAAMTELNRAASEAALAAGAVCATDVTGFGLLGHLHKLARASGVTARVDPAAVPYLDGARQALADGYVSGGTRRNLDWVRPHIGTGRTPEDELLLLADAQTSGGLLVAGEVPGYPVIGELLPARDGRTVLVG, from the coding sequence GTGATCCGGCTGACGCAGTACGCGCACGGCGGCGGCTGCGCCTGCAAGATCCCGCCCGGTGAGCTGGAGGCGGTGGTCGCCGGGCTGGTCGGCGGGGACGCCCCGGACGGGCCGGGTGAGCTGCTGGTCGGCCTGGACGACGGGGACGACGCCGCGGTGGTCCGGATCGCCGCCGGGACCGCGGTGGTGGCCACCGCGGACTTCTTCACCCCGGTGGTCGACGACGCGTACGACTGGGGCCGGATCGCCGCCACCAACGCGCTCTCCGACGTGTACGCGATGGGCGGCGCCCCGGTCGTCGCGGTGAACCTGCTCGGCTGGCCGCGCGACGTGCTGCCGATGGAACTGGTCGCCGAGGTGCTGCGCGGCGGGCTCGACGTGGCCCGGGCGGCGGGCTGTCACGTGGCCGGCGGGCACAGCGTCGACGACCCGGAGCCGAAGTACGGCATGGCCGTCACCGGTGTCGCCGACCCGGCCCGCCTGATGCGCAACGACGCCGGGAAGCCCGGGCTGCCGCTGACCCTGACCAAGCCGCTCGGCATCGGCGTGCTCAACAGCCGGCACAAGCAGACCGGCGAGGTGTTCCCGCAGGCGGTCGCCGCGATGACCGAGCTGAACCGGGCCGCGTCGGAGGCCGCGCTCGCCGCCGGCGCGGTGTGCGCGACCGACGTGACCGGCTTCGGGCTGCTCGGCCACCTGCACAAGCTGGCCCGGGCCAGCGGCGTGACCGCGCGGGTGGACCCGGCCGCGGTGCCCTACCTGGACGGGGCCCGGCAGGCGCTCGCCGACGGCTACGTCAGCGGCGGCACCCGCCGCAACCTGGACTGGGTGCGCCCGCACATCGGCACCGGCCGCACGCCGGAGGACGAGTTGCTGCTGCTCGCCGACGCGCAGACCTCGGGTGGGCTGCTGGTGGCCGGCGAGGTGCCCGGCTATCCGGTGATCGGCGAGCTGCTGCCGGCCCGGGACGGCCGGACCGTGCTGGTCGGCTGA
- the nrfD gene encoding NrfD/PsrC family molybdoenzyme membrane anchor subunit yields MVPPADFRSYYGRPIVRPAVWRHDIAAYLFTGGLAAGSALLAAGGDATGRPALRRAGRVTALGALVASTYFLVHDLGRPERFHHMLRVAKPTSPMSMGTWILSAFGAAAGVSAVAEAAPLLPDRGVTGLARKLLPPLGTAGQYGAAVTAPALATYTAVLLADTATPSWHAAYPELPMIFAGSALASGAGVGLLAAPTAQAGPARRMAVLGAALELYGAHRVETGKGILSEPYAQGRPGRLLRAGRALTAAGVAGAALGRRSRVVSALSGLSLLAASLVTRFGIFEGGIASAKDPRYTVVPQRERLARRSGEAP; encoded by the coding sequence ATGGTGCCGCCCGCCGACTTCCGCTCCTACTACGGGCGGCCGATCGTGCGCCCGGCGGTCTGGCGGCACGACATCGCGGCGTACCTGTTCACCGGTGGCCTCGCCGCCGGTTCCGCGCTGCTCGCCGCGGGCGGCGACGCCACCGGTCGCCCGGCGTTGCGCCGCGCCGGCCGGGTCACCGCGCTGGGCGCGCTCGTGGCCAGCACCTACTTCCTGGTCCACGACCTGGGCCGCCCGGAGCGTTTCCACCACATGCTGCGGGTCGCCAAGCCGACCTCGCCGATGTCGATGGGCACCTGGATCCTCAGCGCCTTCGGGGCCGCCGCCGGTGTCTCCGCGGTCGCCGAGGCCGCGCCGCTGCTGCCGGACCGCGGCGTCACCGGTCTGGCCCGCAAGCTGCTGCCACCGCTGGGCACCGCCGGTCAGTACGGCGCCGCGGTGACCGCGCCGGCTCTGGCCACGTACACCGCGGTGCTGCTGGCCGACACCGCCACGCCGAGCTGGCACGCGGCGTACCCGGAACTCCCCATGATCTTCGCGGGCAGCGCGCTGGCCAGCGGCGCCGGAGTCGGCCTGCTGGCCGCGCCGACGGCGCAGGCCGGACCGGCCCGCCGGATGGCGGTCCTCGGCGCGGCGCTCGAGTTGTACGGCGCGCACCGCGTCGAGACGGGCAAGGGCATCCTGAGCGAACCGTACGCCCAGGGCCGCCCCGGGCGGCTGCTGCGCGCCGGGCGGGCGCTGACCGCGGCCGGGGTGGCCGGCGCTGCGCTCGGCCGCCGGAGCCGCGTGGTCTCCGCGCTGTCCGGGCTCTCGCTGCTGGCCGCGTCGCTGGTCACCCGGTTCGGCATCTTCGAGGGCGGGATCGCCTCGGCGAAGGATCCCCGGTACACGGTCGTGCCGCAGCGCGAGCGGCTGGCCCGCCGTTCCGGCGAAGCACCGTAG
- a CDS encoding nucleotide pyrophosphohydrolase translates to MSDIAELTSHVRAFARDRDWEQFHTPKNLAMALAGEVGELLAELQWLTPEQSAQVMADPRLGPRVRAEIGDVTVYLVRLADVLGIDLVQAATDKLAEAGRRYTVEAARGRAAKISDA, encoded by the coding sequence ATGTCGGACATCGCCGAACTCACCTCGCACGTGCGCGCGTTCGCCCGCGACCGGGACTGGGAGCAGTTCCACACCCCGAAGAACCTGGCCATGGCGCTGGCCGGGGAGGTCGGTGAGCTGCTGGCCGAGCTGCAGTGGCTGACCCCGGAGCAGTCCGCTCAGGTGATGGCCGATCCCCGGCTGGGGCCGCGGGTGCGGGCCGAGATCGGGGACGTGACCGTCTACCTGGTGCGGCTCGCCGACGTGCTCGGCATCGACCTGGTGCAGGCGGCCACCGACAAGCTGGCGGAGGCCGGGCGCCGCTACACCGTCGAGGCGGCGCGCGGCCGGGCCGCCAAGATCAGCGACGCGTGA
- a CDS encoding SAM-dependent methyltransferase, whose protein sequence is MAEPNDWVPAGIDVGRPSAARVYDYFLGGAHNFAVDRALAERIAAMTPNIAETMRSNRVFLRRAVRYLAARGVRQFLDIGSGIPTAGNVHEIALEAAPGARVVYVDIDPVAVEHSRAILAGVERTGVICADVRDTGRVLGEAEKLGLDLTEPVAVLLAGVLHFVPDEDDPGAVVAALGAALAPGSYLLISHATGDGQPPEVIEAQRLSGRTATEIVLRPAARIRSYFAGFELVEPGLVFIPQWRPDPQDPVDEHPERVGAYAGVGRKG, encoded by the coding sequence GTGGCGGAGCCGAACGACTGGGTGCCGGCCGGGATCGACGTCGGCCGGCCCAGCGCCGCCCGGGTCTACGACTACTTCCTGGGCGGGGCGCACAACTTCGCGGTGGACCGGGCGCTGGCCGAGCGGATCGCCGCGATGACGCCGAACATCGCCGAGACGATGCGGTCCAACCGGGTCTTCCTGCGCCGCGCGGTGCGCTATCTCGCCGCCCGCGGCGTACGCCAGTTCCTCGACATCGGCTCCGGCATCCCGACCGCCGGCAACGTGCACGAGATCGCCCTGGAGGCGGCGCCCGGCGCGCGCGTCGTCTACGTCGACATCGACCCGGTCGCGGTGGAGCACAGCCGGGCGATCCTGGCCGGTGTCGAGCGGACCGGGGTGATCTGCGCCGACGTGCGGGACACCGGCCGGGTGCTGGGCGAGGCGGAGAAGCTCGGACTGGACCTCACCGAGCCGGTCGCCGTGCTGCTGGCCGGGGTGCTGCACTTCGTGCCGGACGAGGACGACCCGGGCGCCGTGGTGGCGGCGCTGGGCGCGGCCCTCGCGCCGGGCAGCTACCTGCTCATCTCGCACGCCACCGGGGACGGGCAGCCGCCCGAGGTGATCGAGGCGCAGCGGTTGTCCGGGCGCACCGCGACCGAGATCGTGCTGCGGCCGGCCGCGCGGATCAGGTCGTACTTCGCCGGCTTCGAGCTGGTCGAGCCCGGTCTGGTGTTCATCCCGCAGTGGCGGCCGGACCCGCAGGATCCGGTGGACGAGCATCCCGAGCGAGTGGGGGCGTACGCCGGCGTCGGCCGCAAAGGATGA